The Dioscorea cayenensis subsp. rotundata cultivar TDr96_F1 chromosome 8, TDr96_F1_v2_PseudoChromosome.rev07_lg8_w22 25.fasta, whole genome shotgun sequence genome segment TTCCTTCTCGTGCTCCAATGGCCAAGGGCATCGGAGGTTGGCGAAGAGGAGAAGGTATCCCCTTTTTCGAGCTCGAAGTGCTAATtgctcattttatttatttatttatttatttatttatttaattatttataatacatACAATATGTTATATGTTTGCGAAAAAACCCCTGAATTCTTCGTATTAAAACCATCTTTCAATACTCCGCGCAAATATTGGATCCGGAAAGCAATTTTCGAACACACCCTTGGTTATATTGAAAATTCAGTGATAATGAAAACTTTGATGCTGTTTGATATTAACTTTTGTATTTAAATTCTtgtattattgaaaataaatcaattagtGTATCATATCAATCGAAGAAGAATTAAGAGAATTAATAACTGTGGGCTCACAGgaattctattttctttttagaaataaaaataatcagatTTTAGGTTATACAACAAAAgggtaaataaaattatttgtttatttgtatcaaaatatatttttttaaatgaatatgtCCATATATTATCATGTTTCATGAATCTTGgatttttggatatatatatatattagcctCCTAGAAATTGCCTGTATGACCGAAGAGCTCACATGGCTAGTGTCGACCCTTACAGCTTACTCCTCCTAGAGAGATCATTGCTCTCTAAAATGTGCTCTCAAactattttttatgtcatatatttatttcatgattggtGGACTTTTATCTCAGTTTTTCCGTTATTATActatgttgtattttattttgttgtgtttgttgtgCTCTACTATTTGTATCATCTTGTTGTACCTATTGACTTAcattttatctaaaataatgtatttacttatgaaaatatatatgaaatacccctcaattttttatatatatgcatatatgtatgtgtgtggtTTACTCCAAATCTTTATcttcatattttcttgtttttcaccCAGATAAACACAcgcaaatatatattaattatctgCAATTATCCATAAATTTTAAGTATGTATTCTCCGAATTCTGCATACTCAATAGACAGActcttaattaaaataattgactTCAGATCAAGATGtctatatttattgaaataagtAGTTAAGTCCTTTATTATATAAGTATAATTTTATCAATGGAGGTCTATTTATCAACAGATATATGTTTTGTTATCGATCCAAGGTGTCCTTGCCATCTCTAATCAAAGTGTAGGATTTTTTTATGAGATTGGAAATCAAAACATTTCCCCtgcaaactttaaaaaaaaaaggaaaagaaaagaaaaaccaaggcCTTTTTCAAATAGAGAAATTTACATTATTGTATTGATATCAAGCTCATACAATCACAACACAATCAGTTCAATGTTCATTATACAAAGATTAAACAAATACACTGCATATAAACATaagtattgtttttattgaaggATTGAGAAGTGAAGCTTTAGATACAATTTCCCAATAGAATTCCCAAAAGCTTACCTTTGGCATCATCATCAGAACTCCTCCCATGCAACCCAAGCTGTCAGCGTCTAAACATTTTCAGTTAACAATAATTTTGAAGTCATTACGTATAGATTTAAATTTGTTTAgggaaaataacaaaatagagTTCAAGTTCAATGTGAAGTAATAATGCGTGTATTACAAATTTCCAAGTGttattatatgttatttaaacTAATGTGTTTCCTCTAATTGATAATGTTTTGGTATATATATGAAAGGGGCCATCTTTTTTGATTGAATATTTTCTGTCTCTGCgtaagatattttatttattttgtttcttttaaatttctttaaaattcAATGATTTAGTATGATAGAAAAatgcacatttaaaaaaataaaaaaaacacacacacacacacacagattaCCTGCTTCTGAAATGCTCCACTTAATGTCATCTTGGCCAAGTGCCCAAAAGAAGTAGCCACCCAACCCCAACTCCTTTGCAAACACAACTTTCACCGACACCGATTTCTCATTATCAtatctattaaaattttaaacataaataaagtcAAAAACACTAATATATCAGAATAAATTCAATggtatattaatataaatctcaGTGAAACATTAACATCAAAACTACCCTTAATCAATGAATTTGATCATGAACATAAAGTTCATTTCCAATCCACAAACAAAAACAGTTTTCACgtaaaaacttttattattatttttttaaatattgatactaataaaaatcaattatacttatatatatatatatattgaagaaagTGGATGATCCTAATTTATTGTAAACAGATaatacaaagaaacaaacaaaaaaatgaaaccaacacaaataataaaaactagaaTAAGTGAATAACACAATAACAAAATAAGATTGCGGAATCAATCACAGGGTTGAAATACTCAAAAACTAAAtagagacaaaaaaataaaaataaaataaaataaaaaccaagagAAATACGTAGGAGAGTCGGCATTGtccaccatatatatatatatatatatatatatatatgttagcaAGGTTGACTCCTCtgctataattaaataaaaatttaattagtaataatgaataaataaacacattACCCTATCCAATCCAAACATGCAAAAGAATAAGCAGCCACCCTCTCTACATCATAAACCACAGTAGCAATCCTCTCCCTGTTAAACATCTCAATGGACGCCACCACCATCACTCCTTGCACCCCAGGCCCAACACCATTCGCCGGAGCACCGATCCCATGCTCCGACTCATTCACCAACGTCCAAGTCCTCCCGTACAACGGCAACCCCATCACCACCTTCTTCTCCGGCATACCCTCATTGATCCAACTCATAATTCCATAACTTGTACTCACATTACTCTTCGGATCATAAAGCTCTGCATGAGCTCCGGTTTGCCACTTTTCCCATCCACCATGATAATCAAAACACATTGCATTTATCCAGTCAAGATTCTCAGCCATTGATCTCACCGGATACATCGCCGGCGGTGAAACAATCATGACTTTTGGTGCATAGTACACAGCGGAGGTAAGCAAAAGAGGTGGCTTGCCGGAGATTAAAGCTTCTTCATTAACTGCAACTCTCAATTCTTTGTAGAGATCTCCGAGCAGTGACATATCGGCGTCGGTGATCGGAAACTCCCAGTCTAAGTCTAGTCCATCAAGGTTGTATGATCTAGAGATGGATATAGATGAGGTTATGAATGTGGTTTTGGTTGTTGAGTTGTTGATGAGGTTGGAGAAGGTGGTGGTGTTGCTCGCACCGCCGCCGATGGAGAGCAGGGCTTTCAAGGGAGGGTAGTGAGAGTGGACAGTGGAGGTGAAGATGGGGAGCCATTGTTGGTCATATGGAGTGATTGCCAACTCAAAGGTGGTAGCGTTTAGTTGAACAAAGGCATAGTATATGTGAGTGAATAAGGAGAAGTTTATTGAAGATGGAGGTAAGGCTTGGGAGGTCCATGATGGCCAGTATGCGGCTTTGATCGCCGGAGCAGGAGCCGGAGATGGAGGAGATGGTTGTTGGTATTGAGAGTTTGCATGGGagtagaggaagaagaggagaagaagaagtggtTTACAGTGTTTCATTATTGTGATTAATTGGTGATTTGGGTTTTGTGTTTTTGAAGGGAAGTGAGGACGGAGGAGTTGAGACGAGTTTTGGCTTCTTGTATAGGACGGCCATTgtattgttaattaattaattaattaattaaacaaagaggACAACAATGAAGGAGAGAAGAACCAAGGTTTATGTACTTGGTATTttctgttttctattttttttctaataaatttatgatttattcaatttatttaaaaaaaaaaacaccaaggTGAGGTGGTTTTCTTTAGCGAATATGTGTGAGAATTAATTAAGGACTAAAGTTAACTACAATGTTGATGATGCATATTTTGCATGCATGGGGTGGGGTGAGTGATTTCTTAATTAGCAAGTGTTTTTTAATTGGACCAATGATCAGGGACCTTAACCTATTATGTTTTTATACTTCATctcatgtttaaatatttttttttttttttacaaatgcgCATCCAACGTTGCGTGGATTGTTGGAAAATTTAACATTCTAAAAATCGAACATTTGATAATGTGTTTCATTTCATGGCACTATGCTATGAGtttaacttgtttgatttaaGAACTAGGTAAGTATTTGGTTCTCGCCTTGATAGACGAGGCGAGAACCAAGAACTTATCTAGTTTGGGAACTAAGAAACTTGAGCTCCCATACCACCATGGCAATATGAGAATTGAGTTATAAATTCACTTGTCAAGTTAGAACTATGTAATACTTTTGTGCAAAGAGTCGATTCCACCACTATACACAATGAATTTTTACTTACAATGTGGAGATTTACCACTAATCTTTATTTATTCTGCCCTCGTGGCTGATTGGTTGTACTAAACTATATATTTgtcttataataaaaaattatgcgcactatatttaattttaaaaatatttatttataaaatagaattatCAATCGCTGTCCAAGAGTTTCATATAAATTGTTAAAAAGTGAGGGGgctaaaagtaattttaattttgtagggTGTGAAATATAAATCCCGTCATTTTATACACTTGCTATCGATTTCGTTCTTGTTGCCCAAGGCTTTCCCTTTCCGAGCGCGAGTcccatcttgttcttctccaaTGGCGTCTTCCGCTGCAATGGATGATTTCGAGGACGATCAGATCGCTCCCATGTCCACCGAAGACATCATCCGAGCCTCTCGGCTTCTCGACACTGAGATCCGGATCCTCAAGGTGAAACCCTAATCGCCGTCTTAacttttctagggtttctttgattttggtccttttcttttttctgatCGAGATCGTGGACATCTTTGGCAGGAGGATTTGCAGCGGGCTAATCTTGATTTGGACTCTTACAAAGAGAAGATCAAGGAAAATCAGGAGAAGATCAAGCTCAACAAGCAGTTGCCTTACCTCGTCGGGAACATCGTCGAGGTAATGGGAATTTTTTACGCCATTTGGAGGTTATGGATGGATTGGTTTGATGCTCGGAGATTCACATGTTTTATGCATGTCTGGGATGTGGATTTTTAGGATTTGAGTATATAAATCGGTTACATGTGGATATATTTGTAGTTACAAGTTCAGTAGTTAGTATTTTATCTTCAAAATTACTGCTTTCATCATGTTTGCCTATTGGCCAAGTATCAGAATACAATGTACATAAGCAAAACTTTAAGGCATTGTATATACttgaatgattttaattttttgacagCAAATTAGGACAAAATGGCTAAATGAAATTCGAACATCATTCACTCATTGCCTTAGGGAGAAGTTGGTACTCTTTTCAGATCCTGACAATATTCTAGCCCATATGTGCTTGGTGCTAGAATTTTGCAGCTgccatatttttcttaaagATGGGTAACAGTTAATAGACTTGTTGTAGAGAACACTTCAACTAGTTCTATACAGGGTTTTGCCATGGTTTATAAACTATGGGTTAACCCGTTTGCTTGGATCACAGTAGAACTTTTGAATTCTACTTCTTGAAATATGTCATTCCTTGCCTTGTGGTAGGAAATTAAATGCTGAATCATGgagaaattttgtattttggtgtTGATTGCATTTCCATGTTTGTCTTCTTTGTGATGCATCTTGTTTCCCACTTAACTGTTTTATTCTTGTCTTTTTACTTTATTTAGATTTTGGAAATGAATCCTGAAGAGGAAGCTGAGGAAGATGGTGCTAACATTGATCTAGATTCTCAGAGAAAGGGAAAGTGTGTCGTCTTAAAAACTTCAACACGCCAAGTAAGCTATAGTTTTTCTCTGCCATCTGTTTGTTTGTCTGCCTGGAAAGGTACATTTGTGAAagttcaattatttattattaacaattTAATATCCTAATTAACTAAAATGCTTCATCCATGTATTTTAATAGCATATTATGGCAGCAAAAGTTAATGGCACTTTGGACCATCATCATTTTTGGTGTATCATTTGTATTTCGCTTTCCTTATGATTTTATTTGGTAGCTGGAGATTTGTTTGGTGTTTTGTATTTAAAGGAATCTAATTCTGCGAGCAAGTTTTAATAAAACTTGGCCTTAGTGCCTTAATTCATCTTTGGAGGTGATTAATGTGTGCTTGAATTTCTTATAGGCTTataaaacttattattattgatcTAGGTTATTTGCAAGGGACTTTGAATGCAATTAATGCAATTATCCCGGCAGTCTTTTCCTGCATGGAGTTTTAAACTATTTCGAAGTTTAATCAGTGCATAGCTTCCATTCATCTTAATGTTCTGTATTTATCTTGATTGCCCAAGTATTATACAAATCCATCAATTCCTATTTATCTAatctatatatgtgtatatatattgacaaatctATTTTTTGTCTTCTGATCACAGACAATCTTCCTTCCTGTTGTTGGCTTAGTTGATCCTGACACCCTAAAACCTGGAGATTTGGTTGGGGTAAACAAGGATAGTTACTTGATATTAGACACTCTTCCATCAGAATATGACTCGCGAGTGAAGGCAATGGAAGTTGATGAGAAACCTACTGAAGATTACAATGATATTGGTGGCCTTGAGAAGCAGGTAAATTCCTACATACATGACATGGGAGAGTTGAACTCTGGCTCCAGTTTGTCATATTGTAAATTTATTGACATGGTGCTTGGTAtctctaggttttttttttctttccatttgGCAGAGTTTGAAGTAATATAAGATTTGCAATTTGTCTTTCTTTCATGCTATCTACCATACCATCATAACTTTTTTGTCGTTGACATTGATACCATGGCCTCTATTTAGTGTACATTATTTCTTCCAACATCATATAGTATAACCACTTCTTGTGATAATTATGatgcatttcattttatatattcaataattctttattcacttatttatttttgggtaaTTTTCTCATTTCTGAACATTTGGTAGATCCAAGAACTTGTTGAGGCCATAGTGTTGCCAATGACCCATAAAGATAGGTTCCAGAAGCTAGGAATTCGTCCGCCCAAAGGTGTTCTTTTATATGGGCCTCCTGGAACAGGAAAGACATTGATGGCTCGTGCCTGTGCAGCACAGACAAATGCTACTTTTCTGAAGCTCGCTGGGCCGCAACTTGTTCAGGTTAGCCTGGATTTCATCGATTATATAGATCTGAATAAGCTCTTGATTGCTTGTAAACTTTTCTTTGCACCAAATAAATGTTGGtgtcatgtttttttatcacttgtatAACATGCATGCAGATAGGAAGCTGGGAGTTGAATTCTTTGTGAATCTGTGTTGTTTAAATATTCATGTTCTAGGTCACATCCACTGTTACTGCAAGGTGGATCAAACACAATGATATGAATATAGATATTGCTTAAATGAGTTAAGTGAGCTTAGAAGAAATTCTAATTATGGATCAAGCATTACATCTGTACAATCTCATTATTTTATTCTCCTTATGCCGTGAGATGTGTGTTGTGTGCCTTCCAACAAAGCTAACTATTCTTCCATCTTTACTATTTGTCTCAGGCCTTTAAGTTACATGCGGTTACTTAAAgttcttttattaataaatataatgtgCAAAGACTTAATTAGTCTTCAAGGCATGCAgagcttgtttctttttttttaagattatgaCAGTATGACAAACGTGATAATGCTTTTTGTTGGAGCATTGAACCGTTGTCTCAGTGAAAACATTTGTAAGAGTAATCCACTAATGATTTCTGT includes the following:
- the LOC120267166 gene encoding class V chitinase CHIT5-like, coding for MKHCKPLLLLLFFLYSHANSQYQQPSPPSPAPAPAIKAAYWPSWTSQALPPSSINFSLFTHIYYAFVQLNATTFELAITPYDQQWLPIFTSTVHSHYPPLKALLSIGGGASNTTTFSNLINNSTTKTTFITSSISISRSYNLDGLDLDWEFPITDADMSLLGDLYKELRVAVNEEALISGKPPLLLTSAVYYAPKVMIVSPPAMYPVRSMAENLDWINAMCFDYHGGWEKWQTGAHAELYDPKSNVSTSYGIMSWINEGMPEKKVVMGLPLYGRTWTLVNESEHGIGAPANGVGPGVQGVMVVASIEMFNRERIATVVYDVERVAAYSFACLDWIGYDNEKSVSVKVVFAKELGLGGYFFWALGQDDIKWSISEAAWVAWEEF
- the LOC120267091 gene encoding 26S proteasome regulatory subunit 6A homolog, with the protein product MASSAAMDDFEDDQIAPMSTEDIIRASRLLDTEIRILKEDLQRANLDLDSYKEKIKENQEKIKLNKQLPYLVGNIVEILEMNPEEEAEEDGANIDLDSQRKGKCVVLKTSTRQTIFLPVVGLVDPDTLKPGDLVGVNKDSYLILDTLPSEYDSRVKAMEVDEKPTEDYNDIGGLEKQIQELVEAIVLPMTHKDRFQKLGIRPPKGVLLYGPPGTGKTLMARACAAQTNATFLKLAGPQLVQMFIGDGAKLVRDAFQLAKEKSPCIIFIDEIDAIGTKRFDSEVSGDREVQRTMLELLNQLDGFSSDERIKVIAATNRADILDPALMRSGRLDRKIEFPHPSEEARARILQIHSRKMNVHPDVNFEELARSTDDFNGAQLKAVCVEAGMLALRRDATEVMHEDFNEGIIQVQAKKKTSLNYYA